The genomic window CCGCTGCTGCTACTGCCATCTTCTTGGCTCCCTCATGGTTCACCGGCACCGGCTCGGCGCCGCGTTTCCAAACTTCCTGACAGGGCCGGAATCAGCCCCCACTCTCCTGGCCTGGTTCCTTCTGATCTGCAACCTGGTTCAGGGCACGGAGGAACTGCGGCGTGATGTCCCCAAGCCCCCGCACCAGCCGCGCGATCGGCGACTGGAGCAGGAACAGGAGCTTCGCCACCAGCGCCTCCCGGCTGGGCAGACTGGCGATCTCCTTGATCGCGTCCGCCGACACCTGCTGGCCGTCCACCAGGCCGGCCTTGAACTCGAGGACCGGCACGTCTTCCGCGAACTCGGTCAGCGTTTTGGCCAGCCCCACCGGATCGTCTTCGCTGTAGGCGATCGCGGTCGGCCCGACCAGGTGATCCGACAGAGCGCCGAGACCGCTGTCCTCGAACGCGAGCCTGGCGATCCGGTTCTTGACCACCGAGTAGCTTCCGCCCGCCGTTCGCACGCGGCGCCTCAGATCGTTCACCTGCCCCACCGTGATGCCGGAGAAGCCCACCAGGAACACGTGCGGCGCGTCCGCCATGTCGCCCTGGTAGCTGGCCAGCAACTCGGCCTTCGTCTCCCGTGTCAGTGCCATCTCTCTCGACCTCCTCGTGACCG from Acidobacteriota bacterium includes these protein-coding regions:
- the rplJ gene encoding 50S ribosomal protein L10, translated to MALTRETKAELLASYQGDMADAPHVFLVGFSGITVGQVNDLRRRVRTAGGSYSVVKNRIARLAFEDSGLGALSDHLVGPTAIAYSEDDPVGLAKTLTEFAEDVPVLEFKAGLVDGQQVSADAIKEIASLPSREALVAKLLFLLQSPIARLVRGLGDITPQFLRALNQVADQKEPGQESGG